One Cricetulus griseus strain 17A/GY chromosome 5, alternate assembly CriGri-PICRH-1.0, whole genome shotgun sequence genomic window carries:
- the LOC107980260 gene encoding zinc finger protein 883 isoform X2 — MALRKDTLAHQKREREKVAFEDVAVNFNSGEWALLNSFQKKLYRDVMKETFLNLISIEKAVEENIGENCIDFSRNSRIQVIEKDCGYACVHECDKTQEPITENVINTGMPPGERVCQSPLHIRNILGHSSSHGYLREQTTGIPSAWKKAMTKAFTHQEHWKDTHHSESLQVLETSPQEKPCESQEYNEACRSLSLDQPQERAHPGVTLHENDLTGYTFVQNDEGIHKEVKEFVCKLCEEAFIESSDLYNHEKSHISQKRYSCKHCGKTFKNAKCFEKHKVTHTKEKPYACKDCQKTFTCSSHLHRHERIHTGQKLYVCRHCGKTFKRSSHLNIHERIHSGEKPYDCKHCGKSFSDFSSHKRHQRIHSGEKPYACRHCGKAFNSSSALNTHERIHSVEKPYACRHCGKAFIYSSLLNRHERIHTGENPYACRHCGKSFTTSFHLNRHERIHSGEKPYACKHCGKAFTTSSLLNTHERIHNGAKPYACKHCGKAFRHFSSHKNHERIHSGEKPYACRHCGKAFTTSSLLNIHERVHSGEKPYGCRHCGKAFTTSSSLKRHERIHNGEKPYACKHCGKAFRHFTSHKKHERKHTGEKPYACKYCGKPFSDSTSHKKHERNHSAENLMHVTIEEKPSGPPVLIRIMQGFTLD; from the exons GAGAAAGTGGCCTTTGAGGATGTGGCTGTGAACTTCAACTCAGGAGAATGGGCTTTGTTGAATTCATTTCAAAAGAAGCTCTACAGAGATGTGATGAAGGAGACATTTTTGAACCTGATCTCCATAG aaaaagCAGTAGAAGAAAATATTGGAGAGAACTGCATAGACTTCAGCAGAAATTCACG AATTcaagtgattgagaaagactgTGGATATGCATGTGTCCATGAATGTGATAAGACCCAGGAACCTATTACAGAGAATGTCATCAACACAGGCATGCCTCCTGGAGAAAGAGTATGTCAAAGCCCATTGCATATAAGAAACATCCTTGGTCATTCATCCTCACATGGGTATCTCAGAGAGCAAACTACAGGGATACCATCTGCATGGAAGAAAGCTATGACTAAAGCTTTTACACATCAGGAACATTGGAAAGATACCCATCATTCTGAATCACTTCAGGTACTTGAAACTTCTCCACAGGAGAAACCCTGTGAAAGTCAAGAATATAATGAAGCTTGTAGGAGTCTCAGTTTGGAtcagcctcaggagagagctCACCCTGGAGTTACACTCCATGAAAATGACTTGACGGGATACACATTTGTTCAGAACGATGAAGGAATCCATAAAGAAGTGAAAGAGTTTGTATGTAAGCTCTGTGAAGAAGCCTTCATTGAGTCCAGTGACCTTTACAACCATGAAAAAAGTCATATTTCACAGAAAAGGTACTCTTGTAAGCACTGtgggaaaacatttaaaaatgcaaaatgttttGAGAAGCATAAAGTAACTCATACAAAAGAGAAGCCTTATGCTTGTAAGGATTGTCAAAAAACCTTTACATGCTCCAGTCATCTACACAGACATGAAAGGATTCACACTGGACAGAAGCTTTATGTTTGTAGACATTGTGGAAAAACATTTAAGCGTTCCAGTCATCTTAACATACATGAAAGGATTCACagtggagagaagccttatgaTTGTAAGCATTGTGGAAAATCCTTTAGTGACTTCAGTAGTCATAAGAGACATCAAAGGATTCACagtggagagaagccttatgctTGTAGGCATTGTGGGAAAGCATTTAACTCCTCCAGTGCTCTAAATACTCATGAAAGGATTCACAGTGTAGAGAAGCCTTATGCTTGTAGGCATTGTGGGAAAGCATTTATCTATTCCAGTCTTCTTAACAGACATGAAAggattcacactggagagaatcCTTATGCTTGTAGACACTGTGGAAAATCATTTACCACCTCCTTTCATCTGAACAGACATGAAAGGATTCAcagtggagagaaaccatatgccTGTAAACATTGTGGAAAAGCTTTTACCACCTCCAGTCTCCTGAATACACATGAAAGGATTCACAATGGAGCGAAGCCTTATGCTTGTAAGCATTGTGGAAAAGCCTTTAGACACTTCAGTAGTCATAAGAATCATGAAAGGATTCATagtggagagaagccttatgctTGTAGACATTGTGGGAAAGCCTTTACCACCTCCAGTCTTCTGAACATACATGAAAGAGTTCACagtggagagaagccttatgGTTGTAGACATTGTGGCAAAGCATTTACCACCTCCAGTAGTCTGAAGAGACATGAAAGGATTCAcaatggagagaaaccttatgctTGCAAGCACTGTGGGAAAGCATTTAGGCACTTCACTAGTCataagaaacatgaaagaaagcacactggagagaagccttatgcaTGTAAGTATTGTGGAAAACCTTTCAGTGACTCCACTAGTcacaagaaacatgaaagaaatcaCAGTGCCGAGAACCTTATGCATGTAACTATTGAAGAAAAGCCTTCAGGACCTCCAGTACTCATAAGAATCATGCAAGGATTCACATTGGATTGA